In the genome of Myxococcus stipitatus, one region contains:
- a CDS encoding YopT-type cysteine protease domain-containing protein, translating into MSEMAGCQHEDVELLQHIAQGSSADISQHSDGICRALTERWITICSTQSDPEAASEMFGNAINQELPALMNRQLGPIQEIKELRSQQSQITAEVKGHYDAFQSKIAFAKGLSSFTPEQAHIIETASNDFKAATQPLVEQGNRLVERSNALKQFAPHLECTSMATSAPLANLEAELGKHLIKDGALVDGMYLIGLESRNGAGHAVGIQIDSEEGVLKFMDPNTGEFQCGHPEDLVNLLIVHVNKMGYMGSYSSFSMDRYAPPSSP; encoded by the coding sequence ATGAGCGAGATGGCGGGCTGCCAGCATGAGGACGTCGAGCTGCTCCAGCACATCGCTCAGGGCTCGTCGGCGGACATCTCCCAGCACTCCGATGGAATCTGCCGGGCCCTGACGGAGCGGTGGATCACCATCTGCAGCACCCAGAGTGACCCCGAGGCCGCATCCGAGATGTTTGGCAACGCCATCAACCAGGAGCTCCCCGCGCTGATGAACCGACAGCTGGGACCCATCCAAGAGATAAAGGAGCTGAGAAGTCAGCAAAGCCAAATCACCGCGGAGGTGAAAGGGCATTACGACGCGTTCCAGTCGAAAATCGCTTTCGCGAAGGGGCTCTCCAGCTTCACCCCTGAACAGGCCCACATCATCGAAACGGCCTCGAACGATTTCAAGGCCGCCACGCAACCCCTTGTCGAGCAGGGTAACCGCCTCGTGGAGCGCTCGAACGCGCTCAAGCAGTTCGCTCCGCATCTTGAGTGCACCTCGATGGCGACTTCAGCGCCCCTTGCGAATCTCGAGGCGGAGTTGGGAAAACATCTCATCAAGGACGGGGCGCTCGTCGATGGGATGTACCTGATTGGGCTCGAGTCGAGGAATGGGGCGGGGCACGCGGTCGGGATTCAGATTGATAGCGAGGAAGGGGTGCTCAAGTTCATGGACCCAAACACTGGCGAGTTCCAGTGCGGACACCCCGAGGACCTCGTCAATCTCCTGATCGTCCACGTCAACAAGATGGGATACATGGGGAGCTACTCCAGCTTCTCCATGGATCGCTACGCGCCGCCCTCGTCCCCCTGA
- a CDS encoding pyridoxal phosphate-dependent decarboxylase family protein — MTDFRERITAAYDAESFRRQAHQLVESLADYLAQAQRGDGLPVLPWAAPAVNVDRFAANFPEEPTGNFPELVARVLSGSNHLHHPRYVGHQVTAPVPLAALCDAVSSLLNNGMAVYEMGPVSTAMERNVLRWMAARLGLPETSDGVLTSGGSLGNLTALLAARQAKAGYDAWNDGAHAGPPLAALVASTAHYSLSRATRVMGWGVNGLVPVPVDEHFRLRPEALAPALEKATLAGRKVIAVVASAGSTATGAFDPLESVADFCERHGLWFHVDAAHGASAVLSAAHRHQVRGIDRADSVVWDAHKGLLMPALITAVLFRDGARSFEAFAQEASYLFDGAERPWSDVAQRTMECTKEMMALKLYTCLSVLGTRLFADAVTESYNQTRRFAERLSASGDFQVPVSPDCNILCFRHTPAHVPPEEWDGLQARLRERLVTRGDFYLVQTKLPGGVYLRVTLINPLTTDADLDALMESLRTAARR, encoded by the coding sequence ATGACCGACTTCCGTGAGCGCATCACCGCCGCCTATGACGCCGAGTCGTTCCGCCGCCAGGCGCACCAGTTGGTGGAGTCCCTCGCGGACTATCTCGCCCAGGCCCAGCGCGGTGACGGCCTGCCCGTGCTGCCGTGGGCGGCGCCCGCGGTGAACGTGGACCGCTTCGCCGCGAACTTCCCCGAGGAGCCCACGGGGAACTTCCCGGAACTCGTCGCGCGAGTCCTCTCCGGCTCCAATCACTTGCATCACCCGCGCTACGTGGGCCACCAGGTGACGGCGCCCGTGCCCCTGGCCGCGTTGTGTGACGCCGTCTCATCGCTGCTCAACAACGGCATGGCTGTGTATGAGATGGGCCCCGTCTCCACCGCCATGGAGCGCAATGTGTTGCGTTGGATGGCGGCCCGGCTCGGCCTGCCGGAGACCTCCGACGGGGTCCTCACGTCGGGCGGCTCGCTGGGCAACCTCACCGCGCTGCTCGCCGCGCGTCAGGCCAAGGCCGGCTACGACGCATGGAACGATGGCGCCCACGCGGGCCCGCCCCTCGCGGCGCTCGTGGCCTCCACCGCGCACTACAGCCTCTCGCGCGCCACCCGGGTCATGGGCTGGGGCGTCAACGGCCTCGTCCCCGTCCCCGTGGATGAGCACTTCCGCCTCCGCCCGGAGGCCCTGGCCCCCGCGCTGGAGAAGGCCACCCTCGCGGGGCGCAAGGTCATCGCCGTCGTCGCCAGCGCGGGCTCCACCGCGACGGGCGCGTTCGACCCGCTGGAGTCCGTGGCCGACTTCTGCGAGCGGCACGGCCTGTGGTTCCACGTGGACGCCGCCCACGGCGCCTCCGCGGTGCTCAGCGCCGCCCACCGCCACCAGGTGCGCGGCATCGACCGCGCGGACTCCGTCGTCTGGGACGCGCACAAGGGCCTGCTCATGCCCGCGCTCATCACCGCTGTCCTCTTCCGCGACGGCGCGCGCTCGTTCGAGGCCTTCGCTCAAGAGGCCAGCTACCTCTTCGACGGCGCCGAGCGCCCCTGGAGCGACGTGGCCCAGCGGACGATGGAGTGCACCAAGGAGATGATGGCGCTCAAGCTCTACACGTGCCTGAGCGTGCTGGGCACGCGCCTGTTCGCGGACGCGGTGACGGAGTCCTACAACCAGACGCGCCGCTTCGCCGAGCGCCTGTCCGCCTCCGGCGACTTCCAGGTCCCCGTGTCCCCCGACTGCAACATCCTCTGCTTCCGCCACACCCCCGCGCACGTCCCACCGGAGGAGTGGGACGGCCTGCAGGCCCGGCTGCGCGAGCGGCTGGTGACTCGCGGCGACTTCTACCTCGTGCAGACGAAGCTGCCCGGCGGCGTGTACCTGCGCGTCACCCTCATCAATCCGCTCACCACCGACGCGGACCTGGACGCGCTGATGGAGTCCCTCAGGACGGCAGCTCGACGGTGA
- a CDS encoding ankyrin repeat domain-containing protein has protein sequence MSATSDEATQGLLAVLKAKQHQKVDVGAEAMKRWVAEGADVNARGEFGTTVLQLALGWPYSSGGTPPDIDGIRVLIEAGADVNARDRQGRTPLLHAIHSSPSPETETRVSEAVQLLKAAGARIPSDVKDQHGGAFTWTSEVLYREILDAGAAIDGRDEGDRTPLHRMAGRGAPDIVKLLLERGAEVNALDGQGLTPLGVALRTKEEVWVAHNKRTPGFNATIALLEAAGGRPRVPFTRSDDVFAPFPVDPEALTKALAGQKLDLTHPAASAQEVTTVLQGYGEPEKTFEKLSALRDALGAEPRKVRIQGPLDLHRVFFHHGDLEVDGDLSIYKPFAVTGNVTVHGVVTDSANDSLVAILGHLKCHGLYTDCEFSVQGDIEARDVVLGYYNDHILAANTLKAKVVIEDNHAFMATVESPHHFDIDTYSQGYGEGVSERLQALFVDSVFQERKEGDDEEEPLRLDRGELFDHISKGRPVFREQKDA, from the coding sequence ATGTCGGCGACGTCAGACGAGGCGACCCAGGGCCTGCTCGCGGTGCTCAAGGCCAAGCAGCACCAGAAGGTGGACGTCGGCGCGGAGGCCATGAAGCGCTGGGTCGCCGAGGGCGCGGATGTGAACGCGCGCGGCGAATTCGGCACGACGGTGCTCCAGCTCGCCCTGGGGTGGCCCTACTCGAGCGGAGGCACCCCTCCTGACATCGACGGCATCCGCGTGCTCATCGAAGCGGGCGCGGACGTGAACGCGCGCGACCGGCAGGGGCGGACGCCGCTCCTGCACGCCATCCACTCCTCGCCCTCGCCCGAGACCGAGACCCGGGTATCGGAGGCCGTTCAGTTGCTGAAGGCGGCCGGAGCCCGAATCCCCTCGGACGTGAAGGACCAGCACGGCGGCGCCTTCACCTGGACCTCGGAGGTCCTCTATCGGGAGATTCTCGACGCAGGCGCCGCCATCGACGGCCGGGATGAGGGAGACAGGACGCCCCTGCATCGCATGGCCGGCCGAGGCGCCCCCGACATCGTGAAGCTGCTGCTCGAGCGCGGCGCCGAGGTGAACGCCCTCGACGGCCAGGGGCTCACCCCGCTGGGCGTCGCGCTCCGGACGAAGGAAGAGGTCTGGGTCGCCCACAACAAGCGCACGCCCGGGTTCAACGCCACCATCGCCCTCCTGGAGGCCGCGGGCGGAAGACCCCGCGTGCCCTTCACGCGAAGCGACGATGTGTTCGCGCCGTTCCCCGTGGACCCGGAGGCGCTGACGAAAGCCCTCGCGGGACAGAAGCTCGACCTCACCCACCCCGCCGCTTCCGCGCAGGAAGTCACCACCGTCCTGCAGGGCTACGGCGAGCCCGAGAAGACGTTCGAGAAGCTGTCGGCCCTGAGGGACGCGCTCGGCGCGGAGCCGAGGAAGGTCCGCATCCAGGGGCCGCTCGACCTGCACCGCGTGTTCTTCCACCACGGCGACCTGGAGGTGGACGGAGACCTGTCCATCTACAAGCCGTTCGCGGTGACGGGGAACGTCACCGTGCACGGCGTGGTGACGGACTCGGCCAATGACTCGCTGGTGGCCATCCTGGGTCACCTGAAGTGCCACGGGCTCTACACGGACTGCGAGTTCAGCGTCCAAGGCGACATCGAGGCCCGCGACGTGGTGCTCGGCTACTACAACGACCACATCCTCGCCGCGAACACCCTCAAGGCGAAGGTCGTCATCGAGGACAACCACGCCTTCATGGCCACCGTCGAGTCCCCCCACCACTTCGACATCGACACCTACAGCCAGGGCTACGGCGAGGGCGTGTCGGAGCGGCTCCAGGCCCTCTTCGTCGACAGCGTGTTCCAGGAGCGCAAGGAAGGGGACGACGAGGAGGAGCCCTTGCGGCTCGACCGGGGCGAGCTCTTCGACCACATCAGCAAGGGCCGCCCCGTCTTCCGCGAGCAGAAGGACGCGTAG
- a CDS encoding SelT/SelW/SelH family protein translates to MADAKVTITYCGSUGYRPRAARAAVALKDELDVVAELKTGPSGSYEVAVNGKVVVRKDSLAFPTDQEVVDAVARALDG, encoded by the coding sequence ATGGCCGATGCGAAGGTGACGATTACCTACTGTGGTTCTTGAGGCTACAGGCCTCGGGCCGCCCGTGCGGCGGTCGCGCTGAAGGATGAGCTGGATGTGGTGGCGGAGCTGAAGACGGGACCTTCCGGAAGCTACGAGGTCGCCGTGAATGGGAAGGTGGTCGTCCGCAAGGACTCGCTCGCCTTCCCCACGGACCAGGAGGTGGTGGACGCGGTCGCGCGCGCCCTGGACGGCTAG
- a CDS encoding cupin domain-containing protein, with protein MMAHLDDILAEWVLETLEPPAREAAERHLADCARCQGEVRRLSMARDALSVLTPPVEPPASVLGALMERMEGPRRFERFADPVASFFDLSREHSLRMLESLEDASRWMPGPVEGSELFPVEPGPAREGMMAAVLRLHPGVRYPKHTHLGRELNLVLEGGLREDSGHEVWPGEALEKTEGSAHGFSALLGPACLCAVLLEGATEFEEALASPP; from the coding sequence ATGATGGCGCACCTCGACGACATCCTGGCGGAGTGGGTCCTGGAGACCCTGGAGCCCCCCGCTCGGGAGGCCGCCGAGCGCCACCTGGCGGACTGCGCGCGGTGCCAGGGCGAGGTCCGGCGTCTGTCCATGGCGCGCGACGCCCTGTCTGTCCTGACGCCCCCCGTCGAGCCCCCCGCCTCCGTGCTGGGGGCGCTGATGGAGCGCATGGAGGGGCCCCGCCGCTTCGAGCGCTTCGCGGACCCGGTGGCCTCGTTCTTCGACCTGTCGCGAGAGCACTCGCTGCGGATGCTGGAGTCGTTGGAGGACGCGTCGCGGTGGATGCCGGGGCCGGTGGAGGGCTCGGAGCTGTTTCCCGTGGAGCCCGGCCCCGCGCGCGAGGGGATGATGGCCGCCGTGCTGCGGCTCCATCCGGGCGTGCGCTATCCCAAGCACACCCACCTGGGCCGCGAGCTGAACCTCGTGCTGGAGGGCGGGCTGCGCGAGGACTCCGGTCACGAGGTCTGGCCGGGCGAGGCGCTGGAGAAGACGGAGGGCAGCGCGCATGGGTTCTCGGCGCTGCTCGGTCCCGCGTGTCTTTGCGCGGTGTTGCTGGAGGGCGCCACGGAGTTCGAGGAGGCCCTCGCTTCGCCGCCGTGA
- the dapE gene encoding succinyl-diaminopimelate desuccinylase has translation MSSSQDLATRLARTTLELCRISSPITQEGPIADFTERWALQHFPARDVCRVGHTLLLGNLEDPRPTVALIGHLDTVPAHPSDQGRVPRIEGERVFGLGASDMKGGLAVMMALAEDLRRDTLPVNLAFLFYEREEGAYAESGLIPLFAKRPDLARVKFGIAMEPTDSEVQVGCVGSMQATVRFMGRSAHSARPWQGENAIHKAGPFLAELLARQRTEVDVDGFRFYEVINATLAKGGRARNVIPEAFELNLNYRFAPGKSIEQAKADVHALVAGRAEVEISDASPSGPVVSGNPLFQKLLAITGLPAASKQAWTDVARFGEWGVDAINYGPGETAQAHQANESAPIPPLAVAYEKLAAFLKG, from the coding sequence ATGTCCTCCTCACAAGACCTCGCCACGAGGCTCGCCCGCACGACGCTCGAGCTGTGCCGTATCTCCAGCCCCATCACCCAGGAAGGCCCCATCGCCGACTTCACCGAGCGGTGGGCACTCCAGCACTTCCCCGCGAGGGACGTCTGCCGGGTGGGGCATACGTTGTTGTTGGGGAACCTGGAGGACCCTCGTCCCACGGTGGCGCTCATCGGGCATCTGGACACGGTGCCCGCGCATCCGAGCGACCAGGGGCGGGTGCCTCGCATCGAGGGTGAGCGCGTCTTCGGCCTGGGCGCGTCGGACATGAAGGGCGGGCTGGCGGTGATGATGGCGCTGGCGGAGGACCTCCGCCGCGACACGTTGCCGGTGAACCTGGCGTTCCTGTTCTACGAGCGGGAGGAGGGGGCGTATGCGGAGAGCGGATTGATTCCGCTGTTCGCGAAGCGCCCGGACCTGGCCCGCGTGAAGTTCGGCATCGCGATGGAGCCCACGGACAGCGAGGTCCAGGTGGGGTGCGTCGGGTCGATGCAGGCGACGGTCCGCTTCATGGGGCGCAGCGCGCACTCGGCGCGGCCGTGGCAGGGCGAGAACGCCATCCACAAGGCGGGCCCGTTCCTGGCGGAGCTGCTGGCGCGGCAGCGGACGGAGGTGGACGTCGATGGCTTCCGCTTCTACGAGGTCATCAACGCCACGCTGGCGAAGGGCGGGCGCGCGCGGAACGTGATTCCCGAGGCGTTCGAGCTGAACCTCAACTATCGCTTCGCGCCGGGCAAGAGCATCGAGCAGGCGAAGGCGGACGTGCACGCGCTGGTGGCGGGGCGCGCGGAGGTGGAGATCTCCGATGCGTCGCCCAGCGGGCCGGTCGTCTCGGGCAACCCGCTGTTCCAGAAGCTGCTGGCCATCACGGGGTTGCCCGCCGCCTCGAAGCAGGCGTGGACGGATGTCGCGCGCTTCGGGGAGTGGGGCGTGGACGCCATCAACTACGGCCCCGGTGAGACGGCGCAGGCGCACCAGGCGAACGAGAGCGCGCCCATTCCTCCGCTGGCGGTGGCGTACGAGAAGCTGGCCGCGTTCCTCAAGGGGTAA
- a CDS encoding 2,3,4,5-tetrahydropyridine-2,6-dicarboxylate N-succinyltransferase — MLPIDELSQKVSAAFADRTKLKDPDFVSAVRETVARLDSGELRVAEKGPDGWKVHAWVKEAILLFFAVSEMKVMEVGPFEFHDKVPLKKGLDKAGVRVVPPGTVRYGAFVERGAVVMPGYVNIGARVGAGTMVDTWATVGSCAQVGSDVHLSGGVGLGGVLEPPTASPVIIEDRAFLGSRCIVVEGVVVEEEAVLGANVVLTASTQIIDVTGPEERVYKGRVPARSVVIPGMREKQFPAGKYMVPCALIIGQRTQSTDKKTSLNSALRDFAVAV, encoded by the coding sequence ATGCTGCCCATCGACGAGCTTTCCCAGAAGGTCTCCGCCGCGTTCGCGGACCGGACGAAACTCAAGGACCCGGACTTCGTGTCCGCCGTGCGCGAGACAGTGGCGCGCCTGGACTCCGGAGAGCTGCGCGTCGCGGAGAAAGGCCCGGACGGCTGGAAGGTCCACGCCTGGGTGAAGGAGGCCATCCTCCTGTTCTTCGCCGTGTCGGAGATGAAGGTCATGGAGGTGGGGCCCTTCGAGTTCCACGACAAGGTCCCCCTGAAGAAGGGCCTCGACAAGGCGGGCGTGCGCGTCGTGCCGCCGGGCACGGTGCGCTACGGCGCCTTCGTGGAGCGCGGCGCGGTGGTGATGCCGGGCTATGTGAACATCGGCGCGCGCGTGGGCGCGGGCACCATGGTGGACACGTGGGCCACGGTGGGCAGCTGCGCGCAGGTGGGCAGCGACGTCCACCTGTCCGGCGGCGTGGGTCTGGGGGGCGTGCTGGAGCCGCCCACCGCATCGCCCGTCATCATCGAGGACCGCGCCTTCCTGGGCAGCCGCTGCATCGTCGTCGAGGGCGTGGTGGTGGAGGAGGAGGCGGTGCTGGGCGCCAACGTGGTGCTCACCGCGTCCACGCAAATCATCGACGTCACCGGCCCCGAGGAGCGCGTCTACAAGGGCCGCGTCCCCGCTCGCAGCGTGGTGATTCCCGGGATGCGGGAGAAGCAATTCCCCGCTGGGAAGTACATGGTCCCCTGCGCGCTCATCATCGGCCAGCGGACACAATCGACTGACAAGAAGACGAGTCTCAACTCGGCCCTGCGCGACTTCGCCGTGGCCGTCTAG